The genomic DNA TCGATTTGGTGATGTCGTGCGATAATTCGGTGCCACACCTCCTGACGGACGATGAAATTCGCAAGGCTTTCCAGCAGTTCTCGCGATGCACTCGGCCCGGTGGCGGCTGCCTCATCACAGTCCGGGATTATGAGAAGGAGGATCTTTCCCAACTAAAAGTAAAGCCTTACGGAATACGAGAGCAAGACGGGACGCGTTGGTTGTTGACTCAGGTGTGGGAGCCGAACGGAGAAACCTACAACGTGTCGATGTATCTAACAGAAGACAAAGGTGGAACCGATTGCAGAACGCATGTGTTCCGAGCCAGCTACTATCCAATCCCCATCAGCAGGTTGATTGCTCTCATGACTGAAGTTGGATTCCATCACGTTCGAAGAATGGACGACCGGTTTTTCCAACCAATCCTTGTGGGGACGAAAGGGGCATAATGAGGAGGCGCAGGCAACCCAGTGAGCGCGCCCGAAAGTTCTAAGAATTAACCGGATAGCTGAGCCGTACTGGGCGGTTTTCTTCTCTTCCGCAAGACGTAGTCTTGCAAGCGAGGCTCCGCAACTACACCATCCAGAACATCTTAGCATTCGCAAAGAAAAATGAAGATATATTACTTTCTATTTGCCGCCCTATCGGTCACGAGCCATGCGGACATTTTGTATGGAACCTTTCAATTCACTTACAATAACGATTTTACGAGTGGACTTCCTTCAACTGCGAGAGAGAGCACGGCATTTTTCGTCTTCGACACTCAGACCCAATCACTAAAGCTCTTTAATTTCGTCGAGCACTATATAAGCCAAGATTTTTTTGACCATGATTTTCACGAGTATGAAGTTTCGAGATACAGTGGCGATGATCCAATCATGACAATTTCCGAACTAACTGACTTCTCTATTACAAGATGGAGGCATTTCGCAGAAACTGAAATTTGGCCAGGCACTCGATACAGTGTAGAAGTGATTACAAATGCAGATGGGTATTTTAGCCATAATGAGACCCCCCTTCTTGGACAGGCAGTTTCTGGTGTCGGTGAAATCACGTCTATACTCCTAAATCAGAGGGAGGAAGGAGCTAAGGAGAGTTGGAGCTTCGAAAGAGACGAAGATAGGTTCTGGTTTAGGCTCGATACAAAGGTTGGATACAAGTATTCAGTTTATGAGGGATCTGAGCTGTCTGATTTAAACCTCAGGTCTCTAGATCAATTTGTGAACAAAGCTTCTGATGGGAAACTAATTGGATCTGGAGATGATTGGTTTTATGTCGATCTGGCGGAAAACGATACATATTTCATGAAGGCAGTTTCTTTCCCGCTAGGGATAGATGACTGAAGACTCTGGTTGGGTCTTTAGTGTATTTCGAAACCCCACAGACTAGCTCCTACCGGAAGGTGCGATCCAATCGGCGCAAGCAACCCGATGAACGCGCTAGAAAATCCTACCAATCAAGGGGACAGCTGAGCCTTGCGGGTAGGCTCTCTGGGCGGTACTCTCGATCTTTCCTATGAAACAAAAATCAGCACTTAGCACCGTTATCGGCATCGTCGCTATTGGAATTTTCGTGTTCGCGAAGATTCCGAGGTATCACACCTTCGCCGGGGAGGATTTTGATATCGAAGGGAATACTTACTACATCTACGAGATTGAGAGTTCCGGGACATCCGAGGTTCGGGTCACTCTCGACTCCACTCAGGGCATCTTCGATGCTTACCTTGTCGACGAGTCACAGCTGAAGGTAATTGAGGCGTGGATGGAGTCCGATGATATGGATCAACCAGTCTTCAATACGCTCGGTAAGTGGGAAAACGTTACCTCGGTCAATCAGGACGGAATCACCATGGCAGCAGGCAACTTCTACCTGATCATTGACAACACCATCCTTGGCTCCCCGGAATCGGATTCGAATGTGATCGTCAGTATGAAGATCGCCGAAAAATACTAACGTCTCACTCTGAAAGAACCGTTACTGAACCCAAAGCACCGGAAGACCCGAGAGGGAAAAGGCCGATGCCGTGCTGCTCCTGCCTACTTATACCAAATTTAAGAAGGATTGACAGTTATGGTGCAGTTCGGAATCGAAGCAGCGCAAGGCGCAGGGATCTGATGCGTATCGAGATACGCGTCGATCCCTGCAACGCCGCGACCTTCGATTCCGGGCGCATCCTTACAGGACGGGCGGGGGATGAGCCTGAGCAGTCCCGCGGATGCGGGACCCGATTGGCACGGGTCGCAGACCCGCCTCCAATCGGGCCGCCTTGCTCAGACTCATCCCCCATCCCGCCATAACTATCAATCCTTCTTAAATTTGGTATAAGGTGTTCCCTAGGAGAACGAGCTTGTGAGAAGGTCGCAATCAACTTGCCGCTATGCAGCCGCTTCCGAGTGTTTCCGCTTGCTGGAAATAAACTCAGCAAGAAGAGCGAAGCCTTGTTTCTCTCGCTCCAAGTAGGGGGATTGCGGGATCCATTTCCGAGCTTGGTCAAAGCACTGGTCCACTTCCGACCTCATTTGATCGAGGGTTTTCGTCGAATGGATTAAATCGTAGAGGTGATCCAATGCTTGAGGATTGCCTTGGCATTGGGAGAGGGTCTCCAGCAGCTCAGAGCGTTTACTGATTTCCAGATCCTCATACAGTCTTCGGAGAAAAAGGGTTTTGACCCCAGTTTGGAAGTCGTAGGCCAACCGACCAAAACGGGAGCGGGGGAGAGACGCTTCATGAAGATCGTTTTCCAGTTGAAATCCAAGTCCGATAGGGCGTGCAAACTCCTTGAGGGGAGCCAGATTTTCCGCGGACACTCCAGCGGCTAAACCGCCTAACCATAGAGGTGCCTCGATCGTATATCGGGTGGTCTTTAGGTAATAGACTTCGCGGATTTCTTCTTCTTCCACCGAGGGGAGGTCTCGATGCAGAAAAGTCAGCTCCAAAGCCTCTCCCAATCCAGTTTCCTCGGTGACCGCAGCAAGGTGCTGCTGCAGAGGGCCAACAAGGCTCATTTCGACACCGGGACTGCTCAGAAGATCGATAGCGTAGCCAAAGAGGATATCGCCTAAGACTATGGCAAGGTGCCCTGCGTTCTCCGAGGGAATTCCGAGAGACTCTTCAATTCGTTTTTGTATTGTAGGACGTCCACGTCTTCGGGTGGATCCGTCGATCACATCATCATGAACCAAAACGAAGGTGTGAAACACCTCGAGCGCATGTGCGGCCGCAAGACACTCCCGATTAGGGGGATTCCCGTTCGAAAATACACCAAAGGATGCCAGGGTGAGAGCGGGACGGAGAAGCTTTCCCGGGTGAGCTAGTTCGTCAGCGATGTGTTGCCCGAGGTGAACCGTCTCGGGCCGGGCTTTGAGTCTAGCCTCGAGGGTGGCGTTTTGCTGGATGGCGAAGGCCTGATACTTCGCAAGTGATTCCTCGATATATTCCTTACCGAAGGGCATGAATTCCCTACACCAGCATTAGTGCGGGTGCTTCGATAATCTCCTTAAGGGCCGCTAGGTAGCGTGCCCCTATCGCTCCATCAACCACTCGGTGATCGGCGCTGATACCGATATTCATCCGATGACCGACCACGATCTCACCCGCTTGGTTCACAACAGGCTTCGCTACGGTTGCACCTACTGAAAGGATCGCCGCGTTGGGCGGGTTGATGATTCCGAAGAATGAGGTCACCCCGAACATACCGAGGTTGGTTACGGTAAAGGTGCTCCCAGACATTTCGTCTGGGGTAAGCTTTTTGTTCTTCGCTTTTACCGCGTACTCTTTGGCTTCCGCGGAAATCTGCCGGAGGCTTTTGGCGTGGGCATCCCGAATCACCGGGGTGACCAGCCCATCGTCGATCGCGACCGCAAAGGCAAGGTGCACCGCTCCATGTCGGACAATCTTCGTCTCGGCCCAGGAGGCATTGACTTCAGGAACTCGACGGAGTGCCTCTGCAGAGGCTTTGAGGGTAAGGTCGTTGACGGAAAATTTGGCGCCCCCCGACTCCGGAGGCAGGTCCGCTAGCCCGTCGTTGACACTTTTTCTAAGCGCAATCAGCGGGGCGGCATCGACTTCAATCTCAAGATAGAAGTGAGGCACTGTCGTTTTTGACTCGAGCAACCGCCTTGCGATGGTGGCCCGCATGTTCGAAACTTTGGTTTCAGCACCTTCCGGAAACAGACCCGCACTCACTGGAGAGCTAGACGTCGTGGCACTAGGCTGAATCTCCTTGACTGTGCCCGCGGCGGCGGCGGTGGTCGTTCCGCTTTCGATGGCGCCAAGAACATCTGCTTTGACGATGCGGCCCCGAGGACCACTCCCCTTGATGGTCTGAAGATCAATCCCTTTCTCCTTGGCAATTTTCCTTGCAAGTGGAGAAGCAAGGATGCGTTCTCCGGATTCAGACTCTTCGGTGACTGAATCCTCAGTGACCGGCTCTTCAACCTGCGGCTTTTCTCCAGGTTCAGGTGCATTCTGATTTTTCTCAGGAGCCCCTGCGCTGCTCACACCATCTACGGCTGGAGCTTCCTCTCCCTCGTCACCAATTGCGCAGACTGGGCTACCGATTTCTACCTGATCCCCTTCGGAAACGTAGTGTTTGAGGAGAACGCCATCGTCGAAATTCTCCAGCTCCATCGTAGCTTTGTCGGTCTCGACCTCCGCCAATTTGTCGCCGTTTTCTACAGTTTCGCCTTCTTTCTTCAACCATTTGACCAGCGTACCAACGGTCATGGTATCACTGAGTTTGGGCATTTCGATAATTTCAGCCATGAGAGTGTCTCTTTCGGGTCGTTTTGGGCACTGAGTCCGGTTAAGGTTTAGACAGATACTTCCTCGAGAAGAGCGCGGGCTGCCTTGTCCACTCGGGCTGGATTCGGCAGTTGCTCCTTCTCCAGCGGATCCGAGTAAATCGCTGGCGAGTCAATGGAAGTTACGCGGCGGATCGGCGCGTCGAGATAGTCAAATGCTTCCAGTTGGATCATATGGGAAATCTGAGAACTGACTCCGCAGAACGGTTTGTTTTCGTCTACCAGCAAAACGCGGTTGGTCTTCCCGACAGATTCCAAGACGGTATCAATGTCCAATGGTCGAATCGAGCGCAGATCCACTACCTCGGCTTCGATACCATCTTCGGCCAGCTTTGTGGCCGCTTCCAAGGCGGTGATAGTGGATCTCCCGTGGGCAACGATGCTCAGGTCGGAACCTTCGCGCTTAACATCGGCTTTCCCAAGTGGAATGATGTATTCCTCCTCAGGGACCTCCCACGTTTGGCCGTAGAGAAGCGTATTCTCCATGACGTAGACAGGATCGTTGTCTCGGATAGCCATCTTCATCAAACCTTTCGCATCGTAGGCGTTGGAAGGGCATACGACCTTAAGACCCGGAGTGTAAGCGATGAAGTTCTCTGGTGTATGGGAGTGGGTTGCGCCGACATTCGTGCCTCCATTTGCTGGACCACGGATAACGATCGGAACGTTGATCAGTCCTCCGGACATGTAGCGAACCATAGCTGCATTGTTGACGATCTGATCGAAGGCAACGTAGGAAAAACTCCAGAACATGAGTTCCATGACCGGCCGCATGCCGAGCATCGAAGCTCCGATCCCGAGTCCTATGAATCCGGCTTCGCTGATTGGCGTATCGACGATTCGCTTATCGCCAAATCGATCAAGCAAGCCCTCCGTGACCTTGTAGGCTCCGTTGTAGTGGGCAACTTCTTCACCCATGATGACCACCTGGTCGTCGCGTTCCAATTCTTCAATGAGGGCCTCCTTAATGGCCTCGCGATAGGTAATTTCCCGCATGACGGTCGACGATTAGCTGTGAAAGAACATGCGGCCGCCGCTTTGCCGCTGGTCAGGGTTGTCGGTTTCCCAATAGACGTCTTCAGTAATTGAATCGACTGACGGGAAGTCGCTTTCATCAGCGAATTTGGCCGCAGCATTTGCTTCGTCCTTGGCACTTTTCTCAATCTGCTTCACGCGGTCTTCATCGATCACGCCCTCATCGATCAGGGTCTTCCGGAAGACGTTGATGGGATCCATGGTATCTTGATAGTTCTGAATCTCCTCCTTGGTTCGGTACTTCTCCGAATTCGCATCGGCAACCGAGTGCCCGCGATACCGGTAAGTTTTGAGCTCGAGAAGGACGGGTTTGGAAGTCTCCTTTGCATAGCGCACGTGCCGGTCAGTCGCTTCCCTCACTACGTAAATGTGATTTGCGACTACGCTTTCCCATGCCATGTCGTAGCCTTCTGCTCTCTTCGCTAGGCTACCAGTAAATTTACTTGAACGCGCCTCGCTCGTTCCCATCGAGTAACCATTGTTTTCAATGATGTAGATCACGGGAATATCCCAGAGGGCAGCGAGATTGAGCGACTCGTGAAAGACTCCCTGATTGACGGCGCCGTCGCCCAGATAACAAAGCGCAACGCCTTCTATGTTGTTGTATTTCAGCGCGTAGGCGAGCCCGAGGCCAAGAGGGGTCTGCCCGGCTACGATACCGTGTCCGCCCCAGTAGTTTTTGTCGGGTGCGAAGAAGTGCATGGATCCACCTTTTCCTCGGGAGCATCCCGTGACTTTCCCGTAGAGCTCGGCCATGCACTCATTCATCGTCATACCGCAGGCGAGCGCGTGACCGTGGTCGCGATAGGCGGTAATAAAGTGATCGTTTTCTCCGAGGACGGAAAGACTACCCACGGCCACTGATTCCTGCCCAATGTAGAGGTGCAGAAACCCGCCAATTTTCCCCTGCTGGTAGGCGCGTAAGGAGCGTTCCTCGAATCGGCGGATTCGAATCATCTCCTCAAGGAGTCCTATTTTTGCGTCGTCGGAGAGGGATGAATTGATCTTCGCCTTCGCTGCTTTCGCAACGGGGCCCGCCGACGCACGTGCTGTCTTTTTTGTAGCCATGAAAGGGTAGATAAAATGGTAAAATGGGGAGCCGTTCAACACTAATGGATCAGATAAAGGGCTCTGAAGCGCACTTGTCTTGGTTTGCAATGGCAACAAATGGATCTGAGGATGTCGCTGTGAGGTGGCAGACTTTATATGAGGCGCGTTGGATCTTTGGGGTCTTGGGTATCCTTACAATTGTGTCGGCAGTTTGGTTTCCATGGGTGCTGATTCTCTTGATTCCGCTTCTACTTTTTACGGTTTCTTTCTTTCGGGATCCAGAACGCGTCATTCCACAAAGTCCTCATGCAATTGTTTCTTCTGCCGATGGAGTCGTCGCCGATATCGTTGAAGATCCGAACGGACCTTACCCGGACCTTCCGATTCGAGTGGGCGTTTTTCTCTCGGTCTTCAACGTTCATGTAAACCGTTCGCCGATAGCGGGCGAAGTGGTCTCTACGGAGGAGAAAAATGGCAAGTACCTCGACGCGCGTCATCCAGACGCCTCCCGGTTGAACGCCTTCCGGTCCTGGGTGATCCGTGGTGAGAAGCAGACTGTCGCAGTCAGGCAGATTACAGGTGCAATTGCTCGAAGAATCGTTGCCTGGTCGAAACCGGGCGATCAGTTGGAGAAGGGAGACCACTTTGGCATGATCCGTTTCGGATCGCGGACAGAGGTCTTTCTGCCGGTGGGTGCCAAGGTGCTGGTCCAAAAAGGCGAACGGGTCTTCGGTGGCAAAACGATCATAGCTGAGTGCGGGGAGGGGGATTTTGAAAATGGCGCGGAGTGATCCAAAAATCTACGTCCTTCCCAACCTAATGACGGCAGGGAATCTTTTTTGCGGATTTGCGGCGGTTTTGAGTATTTTGGAGGGAGCTCTACAGCAGGAAACGGGGAATCCGTCTGCTGGTTTCTACTACCGCGCTATCCTCTTTATCCTTGGAGCGTGTGTTTTCGATTTGTTGGACGGCAGGGTAGCTCGCTTGGGTGGATTCGAAAGTCCGTTTGGTCGGGAGTTCGACTCTCTGGCTGACCTGATTTCTTTTGGAGTGGCACCGGCTCTCCTCGTCTTCCAAATCGTTCTCGCGGAATTTGACCGGGCTGGTTGGGTAGTCGCGTTTATCTACCTGGTCTGTGGAGCGCTCCGGCTAGCGCGGTTCAATTGCGTCGCTGCCACAGAAGACAAGGAAGCGAGTAAGGACTTTTCTGGATTTCCGATCCCGGCTGCAGCGGGTCTGACTGCGTCGTTGACCTTGATGATGCTATGGTTTCAGGAGGGGGATGTAGAGATCGGCATGTGGAGATTCGCTCTACCCGTTCTGATGCTCTTCCTTTCGTTTATGATGTTTAGCCGGGTAACCTATCCCAGCTTTAAATCGATCCATTGGCGGATGGAGCATTCGGTGACCCGGTTTATTGCGGTAATCGTCTTGATCGCGTTTACCCTTCTCAACTGGCAGTGGATGCCGGCAGTTCTTTTTACGGCTTACCTAGTCTACGGACTGGTTGCCGGTAGGAATGCAAAGAGTGGCGCCAAGCCGATCGAAAAAAATGACCTGGAAAGTGTAGAAAGTGCAGATGGGGGAGCTAACTGAGTGTATTGTCGGATGGACCACCGTCTCGACGGAACAGGTGGCCAGTCAATTGGCGAAGAGCCTGGTTGAAGAGGGCTTAGCGACCTGTGTGCAGATCGACTCTGGAGTTCGCTCTTACTATAAATGGGAAGGGAAGTTGGCTTCGGAAGAGGAGGTCCGTTTGTGGGTGAAAACAACCGAGAAAAACGCCTTCAAAATTAATGATACGTTCGAGGGGAATCACCCCTATGACACTCCGCAGTGGATCTGGATGAGATCTGACGGTGGAAATCCGCTCTACCATGAGTGGGTGAGAAACTCGGTGTCTCAGTAGCCCGGACCTGAGAGAAATTTCCGCACTTATACCAAATTTAAGAAGGATTGACAGTTATGGTGCAGTTCGGAATCGAAGCAGCGCAAGGCGCAGGGATCGGATGCGTATCGAGATACGCGTCGATCCCTGCAACGCTGCGACCTTCGATTAAGGGCGCATCCTTACAGGACGGGCGGGGGATGAGCCTGAGCAGCGTTTGCCCGATTGGCACGGGTCGCAGACCCGCCTCCAATCGGGCCGCCTTGCTCAGCCTCATCCCCCATCCCGCCATAACTATCAATCCTTCTTAAATTTGGTATTATCAAGCCTCGGCAGAAGCTGTTTGGCCCCTGTGGACTTCGGGGCTTTCTGCAGGTGATGCTCCCATTTTGGCCCAAGAATCCTCAATCGAAGTGCCCTAAAATAGAATTTGACTTAGGTGTTCTATTACACATAGAACACTTCCAATGATTCCGTTCCCAGTCGAGATTGATTCTAGCCAACCTGTTTACGAACAGATAGGGAAAGCTGCACGCCGGGCGATGGCATCAGGTCTTTTGCGAGCGGGGGATCCCTTTCCTTCGGTGCGGGCGATCAGCAAGGATCTAAGGGTCAATCCAAACACGATCCATAAGGTGGTCTCTAAACTGATTGAGGATGGACTCTTAGAAGTGGTGCCAGGTCGAGGGACCTTTGTCAGCCGCGATCTTCCTGAGAAACAGGAGATTCGGGACAGCCTATTGGAGAGGCATGGAAGTGCCCTAGCTGAGGAAGCTAAACGTCTGGGAATGAGTAAAAAGGACTTCGCTCGCTACTGTGAATCTATCTGGAGAAACCTACCATGAATGCTGAACATGCCTTAGAATTTCGTGATCTCTGCAAGGAGTTTCGGGCTCTTTCTGTTCTCGAGGACCTGTCGTTTCAACTGCCAAAAGGGTCCCTCTGCGCGCTCCTTGGACCAAACGGTTGTGGAAAGACGACAGCGCTGAGGATCGTGCTTGGACTCATCCAGCCGGATTCTGGCGTTTCAAAGGTTTTGGGAAAGCCGTCCAATCGCATTCACCACTCCGACTTCCAGCGAATCGGTTATGTAGCAGAGGGGCAGGACTATCCGAAGTCGATTACCGCGGAACGTCTTTTTGACTGGTGCCGAAGTGTCTACGAAAACTGGGATACAGACTTCGTTTCCCGCTTGGTCAGAGATTTTGAAATTCCTCTCCATACCCGGCTCGAACGATGTTCGCGTGGGCAGAGGATGAAAGCACTTTTGGTGTCTTCAATCGGCTTCCGTCCTGAACTCTTGATTCTGGACGAACCTCTGGGAGGGCTGGACCCGGTTCACCGCGAGGAATTTGGGGAGGCTCTTACCGACATTGGTAAGGTCGGAGAGTGGAGCATGATGATTTCCTCCCATGACGTAGACGACATCGAAACTCTTGTGGATCGAGTGGTGATGATGGGTCGAAAAAAACAGGTCGTTGAAGAGGATCTGGATTCGTTGTTGGCGCGTTTCAAACGAGTCGAAGTGCTCGTTGATTCAGAGGTCTATATTGATCCCTATCAGATTCCGGTCCAATGGCACCAACTTCGAAGGGCAGGTCGTCGGATTTCATTGGTTGATTCTCAGTTTGATGAAGCGTCGTGTTCGAAGGAGTTGGAGCGGCTCTTCGGGAAGGTGCAGTCGATGGAGAGCAAAGGTCTGACCTTAAAGGAAATCTACGTGGCACTCGCCAGGAAAACGAAAGGAAAAAAGTCATGAGTAACAAAGCACTGGTTGGTCAGCTCAGGAAGGATCTTCAAGCATCCAAAACCATTCTCATTCTTTGGACTCTTTTGGTCCTTCTTACCGGTGTGATTGGTTCCAATTGGTTTTTCGAATTTGTGGGATTAGGATGGAGCAAGGGTGAGGTGTCGGTCTGGGTAGCAACCATCAATCTTACCTCACTGGGGATCCTTTTTCTGTTTTTGTTTACGTTCCTCGGACCTTTTTACAACGATCCTCCGATGCGGATAGAATCGTTTCTGCATGCCAGACCGGTTTCTCCCTTTGTCTTTGCAGTTTCAAAGATAGCTCCTCTCCTTTTTAGTGTTATCGTCGTCTTCGTTGTCGTGCTTGCCTCATCGGGCGGTAATTGGGGGATTTCCGTCCACAAAGTAAGCGTTTTGCTGGTCGTTGGCTCAGTGATTCTGGCCTCCGCCAGCCTAACTCCCAACTGGGTGGCTCTCTTGAAGCTCTTTTCCCTATTTTTCCTCGTTTCTCTCTGCATCCAGTTTATTGGAAACGTGCCATTTTTCGAGCGGGAGAATTTTGGAATGGGATGGTCACCCAATTCAGATTTGAAGGGGGAGGCGTTGGTATTCCTGATTCCTTCACTACTTGTTTTGTATCTTCAATTCAAATACAGAAAATTCTGGATGGGTCTTTCAGTCTTGGTGTTGGGTTTTGTGGCGGCCTTCTTCCTTTTGGTATTGATTAAAGAAGATCTGCACACGGAATCGGAAGTCGCAGGAGTTTCCGGAGAGGATATTGAGGTGCGGCTTTCTTCACCGTCGAGAGGGGGTTATAACCAAGTACAAGTTCTTTCTTTGTCCTACAAATGGGAAGCGACGAATTTGCCTTCCGAAACTTCTATTCGACCGCTTGGGTCGGTGACTGAAATCAAGGGGGCAGATATTAGATGGAAGCAAGGAGGGAGCGGATTCACGAACCTGGAAGGAGCCGCTGCGGAGGCTTTGAATCTACAATCAGTGGCAGATTACGCCAGAACTCAGAGGGTGCCTCTCCTCCGTATTCCAGTGGAGAAACTTCAGACCTTGATTCAGCCGGGCAACGTGATCGAAGCAAAGGTGTGGTTCGAAATCGTTCAGTTTGAGGTTTCTGGTCGTATCCCGTTTGGGAAGAAGGGATCGGCAGAGGTGGTCGCGGGGAAGACTTATATCCGCGACTGGTCTGTGAGCGATAGCGAAGTGTCGGCGAGTCTTTTGGATCTCGCAGTTGGACAGGCGGACGAGTCGGCGATTCTATTGGTGAGACCTGAAGAGAGGGAGTGGACCGAAGGTAGAATTCGCCGTTCGAGAGGCACGAACACGTTGGTTCGATCGATCCGACAGTATGATGTCGAGTGGGAGGTGGGATCGACGAAACAACAGTCCGCTGGTCGTAAACCTGACCGAGAATGGTTTGCGGAAAGCGAAGTGTGGCTTGCAGTTCCTCGTGAGGTGGGAGTGGTACAATTGAATCGAAGTATTCCGATCGATTTGGTTTCTCCTAATGGAGAGTGGTGGGTCTACCCGATGAAG from Verrucomicrobiota bacterium includes the following:
- a CDS encoding class I SAM-dependent methyltransferase — protein: MSDSQSFYGGLSPFYHLIYPDWEGSMSRQADHLDSVIREVWGPACRSLLDASCGIGTQALGLASRGYEVTGADLSPEEVERAKKEAKERNLAIDYTVCDMRQVRNCLERQFDLVMSCDNSVPHLLTDDEIRKAFQQFSRCTRPGGGCLITVRDYEKEDLSQLKVKPYGIREQDGTRWLLTQVWEPNGETYNVSMYLTEDKGGTDCRTHVFRASYYPIPISRLIALMTEVGFHHVRRMDDRFFQPILVGTKGA
- the pssA gene encoding CDP-diacylglycerol--serine O-phosphatidyltransferase, encoding MARSDPKIYVLPNLMTAGNLFCGFAAVLSILEGALQQETGNPSAGFYYRAILFILGACVFDLLDGRVARLGGFESPFGREFDSLADLISFGVAPALLVFQIVLAEFDRAGWVVAFIYLVCGALRLARFNCVAATEDKEASKDFSGFPIPAAAGLTASLTLMMLWFQEGDVEIGMWRFALPVLMLFLSFMMFSRVTYPSFKSIHWRMEHSVTRFIAVIVLIAFTLLNWQWMPAVLFTAYLVYGLVAGRNAKSGAKPIEKNDLESVESADGGAN
- the pdhA gene encoding pyruvate dehydrogenase (acetyl-transferring) E1 component subunit alpha, translated to MATKKTARASAGPVAKAAKAKINSSLSDDAKIGLLEEMIRIRRFEERSLRAYQQGKIGGFLHLYIGQESVAVGSLSVLGENDHFITAYRDHGHALACGMTMNECMAELYGKVTGCSRGKGGSMHFFAPDKNYWGGHGIVAGQTPLGLGLAYALKYNNIEGVALCYLGDGAVNQGVFHESLNLAALWDIPVIYIIENNGYSMGTSEARSSKFTGSLAKRAEGYDMAWESVVANHIYVVREATDRHVRYAKETSKPVLLELKTYRYRGHSVADANSEKYRTKEEIQNYQDTMDPINVFRKTLIDEGVIDEDRVKQIEKSAKDEANAAAKFADESDFPSVDSITEDVYWETDNPDQRQSGGRMFFHS
- a CDS encoding polyprenyl synthetase family protein, with translation MPFGKEYIEESLAKYQAFAIQQNATLEARLKARPETVHLGQHIADELAHPGKLLRPALTLASFGVFSNGNPPNRECLAAAHALEVFHTFVLVHDDVIDGSTRRRGRPTIQKRIEESLGIPSENAGHLAIVLGDILFGYAIDLLSSPGVEMSLVGPLQQHLAAVTEETGLGEALELTFLHRDLPSVEEEEIREVYYLKTTRYTIEAPLWLGGLAAGVSAENLAPLKEFARPIGLGFQLENDLHEASLPRSRFGRLAYDFQTGVKTLFLRRLYEDLEISKRSELLETLSQCQGNPQALDHLYDLIHSTKTLDQMRSEVDQCFDQARKWIPQSPYLEREKQGFALLAEFISSKRKHSEAAA
- a CDS encoding ABC transporter ATP-binding protein, translating into MNAEHALEFRDLCKEFRALSVLEDLSFQLPKGSLCALLGPNGCGKTTALRIVLGLIQPDSGVSKVLGKPSNRIHHSDFQRIGYVAEGQDYPKSITAERLFDWCRSVYENWDTDFVSRLVRDFEIPLHTRLERCSRGQRMKALLVSSIGFRPELLILDEPLGGLDPVHREEFGEALTDIGKVGEWSMMISSHDVDDIETLVDRVVMMGRKKQVVEEDLDSLLARFKRVEVLVDSEVYIDPYQIPVQWHQLRRAGRRISLVDSQFDEASCSKELERLFGKVQSMESKGLTLKEIYVALARKTKGKKS
- a CDS encoding pyruvate dehydrogenase complex dihydrolipoamide acetyltransferase — protein: MAEIIEMPKLSDTMTVGTLVKWLKKEGETVENGDKLAEVETDKATMELENFDDGVLLKHYVSEGDQVEIGSPVCAIGDEGEEAPAVDGVSSAGAPEKNQNAPEPGEKPQVEEPVTEDSVTEESESGERILASPLARKIAKEKGIDLQTIKGSGPRGRIVKADVLGAIESGTTTAAAAGTVKEIQPSATTSSSPVSAGLFPEGAETKVSNMRATIARRLLESKTTVPHFYLEIEVDAAPLIALRKSVNDGLADLPPESGGAKFSVNDLTLKASAEALRRVPEVNASWAETKIVRHGAVHLAFAVAIDDGLVTPVIRDAHAKSLRQISAEAKEYAVKAKNKKLTPDEMSGSTFTVTNLGMFGVTSFFGIINPPNAAILSVGATVAKPVVNQAGEIVVGHRMNIGISADHRVVDGAIGARYLAALKEIIEAPALMLV
- a CDS encoding alpha-ketoacid dehydrogenase subunit beta, producing MREITYREAIKEALIEELERDDQVVIMGEEVAHYNGAYKVTEGLLDRFGDKRIVDTPISEAGFIGLGIGASMLGMRPVMELMFWSFSYVAFDQIVNNAAMVRYMSGGLINVPIVIRGPANGGTNVGATHSHTPENFIAYTPGLKVVCPSNAYDAKGLMKMAIRDNDPVYVMENTLLYGQTWEVPEEEYIIPLGKADVKREGSDLSIVAHGRSTITALEAATKLAEDGIEAEVVDLRSIRPLDIDTVLESVGKTNRVLLVDENKPFCGVSSQISHMIQLEAFDYLDAPIRRVTSIDSPAIYSDPLEKEQLPNPARVDKAARALLEEVSV
- the cutA gene encoding divalent-cation tolerance protein CutA is translated as MGELTECIVGWTTVSTEQVASQLAKSLVEEGLATCVQIDSGVRSYYKWEGKLASEEEVRLWVKTTEKNAFKINDTFEGNHPYDTPQWIWMRSDGGNPLYHEWVRNSVSQ
- a CDS encoding phosphatidylserine decarboxylase → MDQIKGSEAHLSWFAMATNGSEDVAVRWQTLYEARWIFGVLGILTIVSAVWFPWVLILLIPLLLFTVSFFRDPERVIPQSPHAIVSSADGVVADIVEDPNGPYPDLPIRVGVFLSVFNVHVNRSPIAGEVVSTEEKNGKYLDARHPDASRLNAFRSWVIRGEKQTVAVRQITGAIARRIVAWSKPGDQLEKGDHFGMIRFGSRTEVFLPVGAKVLVQKGERVFGGKTIIAECGEGDFENGAE
- a CDS encoding GntR family transcriptional regulator, encoding MIPFPVEIDSSQPVYEQIGKAARRAMASGLLRAGDPFPSVRAISKDLRVNPNTIHKVVSKLIEDGLLEVVPGRGTFVSRDLPEKQEIRDSLLERHGSALAEEAKRLGMSKKDFARYCESIWRNLP